The following coding sequences are from one Nicotiana tabacum cultivar K326 chromosome 1, ASM71507v2, whole genome shotgun sequence window:
- the LOC107801631 gene encoding EG45-like domain containing protein translates to MGVHIMRVKIALLMSLFLFEASLVLGDIGTATSYNSPYTPTRCNGNRGDQFPAGNLFVAVSEGLWDNGAACGRRYRLRCLSGSGRRPCKGGTIDVRVVDYCRKRPCPSTIALSSDAFSEISRSPNAKINIEYIQI, encoded by the exons ATGGGTGTCCATATCATGAGAGTAAAAATAGCTCTGCTCATGAGCTTATTCTTATTCGAAGCAAGTCTAGTCCTTGGGGATATAGGCACTGCAACATCTTACAATTCTCCTTATACAC CAACAAGATGCAATGGAAATAGGGGAGATCAGTTTCCGGCAGGGAATTTGTTTGTAGCAGTAAGTGAAGGGTTGTGGGATAATGGGGCCGCGTGTGGGCGGCGTTACAGATTGAGATGTCTGAGTGGAAGTGGCCGTCGGCCGTGCAAGGGCGGCACGATTGACGTTAGGGTGGTGGATTACTGCCGCAAAAGGCCATGCCCTTCCACCATTGCCTTGTCCAGTGATGCTTTTTCTGAAATCTCTCGTTCTCCTAATGCTAAAATCAATATAGAATACATCCA AATTTAG